The following coding sequences lie in one Dunckerocampus dactyliophorus isolate RoL2022-P2 chromosome 4, RoL_Ddac_1.1, whole genome shotgun sequence genomic window:
- the LOC129180374 gene encoding myosin heavy chain, cardiac muscle isoform-like isoform X1 — MAEEVADLLDTDKLYLTQIRHLEDELDKCQAKCSDLETQVLDLMLEQRALRKDKDDVTRYLKRALDTKDKKVEMLMEQVERQQEAAEQDKETMEQLNKQLEQLEDRITQLNAEIDMQAGQLETQAGQLVALEEKLVLQKKQQEAAIQKLKEEAQRDKTNMIAETMKNMEVVFEDKMSKMLEEERAQNSEKMKQLQMMLLENTTLWQEKDVMAKRELELSCEVSRLEDELTKKPRRKLIRRK; from the exons ATGGCGGAAGAGGTAGCCGACCTTTTAGACACCGATAAGTTGTATCTGACTCAAATTCGACATTTGGAGGATGAGCTGGATAA GTGTCAGGCAAAGTGCAGCGATCTGGAGACCCAAGTCCTGGATCTGATGCTGGAGCAGCGGGCACTGAGGAAGGACAAGGACGATGTGACCAGGTACCTGAAACGCGCGCTGGACACCAAGGACAAGAAGGTGGAGATGCTGATGGAGCAGGTGGAGAGGCAGCAGGAGGCGGCCGAGCAGGACAAGGAGACCATGGAGCAGCTCAACAAGCAGCTGGAGCAGCTGGAGGATCGCATCACGCAGCTCAACGCCGAGATTGACATGCAAG CGGGACAGTTGGAGACGCAGGCGGGACAGCTGGTGGCTCTGGAGGAGAAGCTGGTCCTGCAGAAGAAGCAGCAGGAGGCCGCCATTCAAAAACTCAAGGAGGAGGCCCAGAGAGACAAGACTAA CATGATCGCTGAGACGATGAAGAACATGGAGGTGGTGTTCGAGGACAAGATGTCCAAGAtgctggaggaggagagggcTCAGAACAGCGAGAAGATGAAGCAGCTGCAGATGATGCTGCTGGAGAACACGACACTGTGGCAGGAGAAGGACGTCATGGCCAAGAGAGAGCTGGAGCTCAGCTGCGAGGTGAGCCGTCTGGAGGACGAGCTCACCAAGAAGCCTCGCAGGAAGCTCATCCGCAGGAAG TGA
- the LOC129180374 gene encoding myosin heavy chain, cardiac muscle isoform-like isoform X2, which yields MLEQRALRKDKDDVTRYLKRALDTKDKKVEMLMEQVERQQEAAEQDKETMEQLNKQLEQLEDRITQLNAEIDMQAGQLETQAGQLVALEEKLVLQKKQQEAAIQKLKEEAQRDKTNMIAETMKNMEVVFEDKMSKMLEEERAQNSEKMKQLQMMLLENTTLWQEKDVMAKRELELSCEVSRLEDELTKKPRRKLIRRK from the exons ATGCTGGAGCAGCGGGCACTGAGGAAGGACAAGGACGATGTGACCAGGTACCTGAAACGCGCGCTGGACACCAAGGACAAGAAGGTGGAGATGCTGATGGAGCAGGTGGAGAGGCAGCAGGAGGCGGCCGAGCAGGACAAGGAGACCATGGAGCAGCTCAACAAGCAGCTGGAGCAGCTGGAGGATCGCATCACGCAGCTCAACGCCGAGATTGACATGCAAG CGGGACAGTTGGAGACGCAGGCGGGACAGCTGGTGGCTCTGGAGGAGAAGCTGGTCCTGCAGAAGAAGCAGCAGGAGGCCGCCATTCAAAAACTCAAGGAGGAGGCCCAGAGAGACAAGACTAA CATGATCGCTGAGACGATGAAGAACATGGAGGTGGTGTTCGAGGACAAGATGTCCAAGAtgctggaggaggagagggcTCAGAACAGCGAGAAGATGAAGCAGCTGCAGATGATGCTGCTGGAGAACACGACACTGTGGCAGGAGAAGGACGTCATGGCCAAGAGAGAGCTGGAGCTCAGCTGCGAGGTGAGCCGTCTGGAGGACGAGCTCACCAAGAAGCCTCGCAGGAAGCTCATCCGCAGGAAG TGA
- the gstt1a gene encoding glutathione S-transferase theta-1a yields MELYLDLRSQPCRSLFLFAKAANIPFNFKLIDLSQGQQYSEEFVKLSPVKKVPVMKDGDFVLTESVAILQYLVQKHASSLPDHWYPADLRQRARVNEYLSWQHMNLRAHGSKVFLLKTMYSIIMGQEVPKEKLDDAVDDLNQSLELLEQKFLQNRAFIVGEQISLADLVAYAEILQPVGSGLDVFAGRPKLAAWRDGIKVALGAALLDEVNEAIMAFGSQSQDLQNSEGMKLFKPKFMKMFS; encoded by the exons ATGGAGCTCTATCTGGACCTACGCTCTCAGCCCTGCCGCTCCTTGTTCCTGTTCGCCAAAGCCGCCAACATTCCGTTTAACTTTAAACTGATCGACCTGAGCCAAG gGCAGCAGTACAGCGAGGAATTTGTGAAGCTCAGCCCAGTAAAGAAAGTTCCGGTCATGAAGGATGGCGACTTTGTTCTAACCGAGAG CGTGGCCATCCTGCAGTACCTGGTCCAGAAGCACGCCTCCTCGCTGCCGGACCACTGGTACCCCGCCGACCTACGTCAGCGGGCGCGAGTCAATGAGTACCTGTCCTGGCAGCACATGAACCTGAGAGCTCATGGGTCAAAGGTCTTCCTGCTCAAG ACCATGTACTCAATCATCATGGGACAGGAAGTCCCCAAGGAAAAGCTGGACGACGCCGTGGACGATCTAAACCAGTCTTTGGAGCTGCTGGAGCAGAAGTTCCTCCAGAACCGAGCCTTCATTGTGGGCGAGCAGATCTCTCTGGCCGACCTTGTGGCTTACGCAGAAATCCTGCAG CCCGTTGGGAGTGGCCTGGATGTGTTTGCGGGCCGTCCCAAGCTAGCGGCGTGGCGGGACGGCATCAAGGTGGCGCTGGGAGCGGCGCTGCTCGACGAAGTCAACGAAGCCATCATGGCGTTCGGCAGCCAGTCGCAAGACCTGCAGAACAGCGAGGGGATGAAACTCTTCAAACCCAAGTTCATGAAGATGTTTTCCTGA
- the p2rx7 gene encoding P2X purinoceptor 7 isoform X3: MHRSMVCPLCTYDTTKLVRIHSVRLGSLKWTLNATILLFICMVMLWNRKYQHFDLVVSSVTAKVKGVAHMHLPGQGDVIWDVADYSGPSQDKNSFFVVTNVIVTKKQKQGRCPEPPVSGRLCRHDDDCERGSWDQHSNGIQTGSCVMFDMLTRTCEVNAWCPIETKTSPPRRNILPEMNDSYLRICQRANDSLCPIFRLGDVVREAGENFSHMAMEGGVIGIQIKWDCNLDYLTRHCLPKYSFWRLDEKESNKTLYPGFNFRFAKHNEVNGVEERTLYKAFGIRFDIMVFGQAGKFSIIQLVVYIGSTLSYYALTTVLMDWLIGTSCYSSDVRQGYSEKKVESVVDKQKNILCVSYVDEDDIRLVKMCHKRRLQDAKTVGVEPRKEDAGHVRAAVLSLLQPEADQGGDPRPTIVPKPDPRRPSWCQCERCTASALPQEELCCRQSKGACLSSSPLFDRLVLHRPLLEALLLYRDPLPPLPAGRGQTTAAALRHCAYQQYVTWRFGVPPADSCPAIPRCCVTRIREEFPSLDGHYSSFVHANSVLMTTQSD, translated from the exons ATGCACCGCAGCATGGTCTGTCCGCTGTGCACCTACGACACCACCAAGCTGGTCCGGATCCACAGCGTCCGGCTGGGCTCGCTCAAGTGGACCCTGAACGCAACCATCCTGCTCTTCATCTG CATGGTGATGTTGTGGAACAGGAAGTACCAACACTTTGATTTGGTGGTCAGCTCAGTCACAGCCAAGGTGAAGGGCGTGGCCCACATGCACCTGCCCGGCCAGGGGGACGTGATCTGGGATGTGGCCGACTACAGCGGACCCTCACAG gaCAAAAACTCTTTCTTTGTGGTCACCAACGTCATTGTGACCAAGAAGCAGAAGCAAGGACGCTGCCCTGAG CCTCCTGTCAGTGGCCGTCTGTGTCGACATGACGACGACTGCGAGAGAGGCTCCTGGGACCAGCACAGCAAcg GGATCCAGACGGGCTCGTGTGTGATGTTCGACATGTTGACGAGAACATGCGAGGTGAACGCGTGGTGCCCCATTGAGACCAAGACCAGTCCTCCAAG GAGGAACATCCTTCCTGAGATGAACGACTCCTACCTGAGGATCTGCCAGCGCGCAAACGACTCGCTGTGTCCTATCTTCAGATTGGGGGACGTCGTGAGGGAGGCCGGGGAGAACTTCTCCCACATGGCGATGGAG GGGGGCGTCATAGGCATCCAGATCAAATGGGACTGCAACCTGGACTACCTGACGCGACACTGCCTGCCCAAGTACTCCTTCTGGAGGCTGGACGAGAAGGAGAGCAACAAGACCCTCTACCCTGGCTTCAACTTCAG GTTTGCAAAGCACAACGAGGTCAACGGCGTGGAGGAGAGAACGCTCTACAAAGCTTTTGGCATCAGGTTTGACATCATGGTCTTCGGACAG GCAGGAAAGTTCAGCATCATTCAGCTGGTTGTCTACATCGGCTCCACGCTGTCCTACTACGCTCTG ACGACGGTGCTGATGGACTGGCTGATCGGAACCAGCTGCTACTCTTCAGACGTGCGTCAGGGCTACTCTGAGAAGAAGGTGGAGTCCGTGGTGGACAAACAGAAG AACATCCTGTGTGTGTCGTACGTGGACGAAGATGATATCCGTCTGGTGAAAATGTGCCACAAGAGACGCTTACAGGACGCCAAGACCGTTGGTGTGGAGCCAAGGAAG GAGGATGCAGGACACGTGAGAGCCGCGGTCCTCAGTCTTCTTCAGCCAGAAGCTGATCAAGGTGGCGACCCTCGGCCTACCATCGTCCCTAAACCTGACCCCCGCCGGCCATCTTGGTGTCAATGTGAGCGCTGCACCGCCTCCGCCCTCCCCCAGGAGGAGCTGTGCTGCAGGCAGAGCAAGGGCGCCTGCCTCTCGTCCTCTCCGCTCTTTGACAGGCTGGTGTTGCATCGCCCCCTTCTGGAGGCGCTGCTTCTCTACAGGGACCCTTTGCCTCCACTGCCTGCTGGCCGGGGTCAGACCACCGCCGCCGCCTTGCGACATTGCGCTTACCAACAATATGTCACGTGGAGGTTTGGCGTCCCGCCTGCCGACTCCTGCCCCGCCATCCCGCGCTGCTG
- the p2rx7 gene encoding P2X purinoceptor 7 isoform X1, whose translation MHRSMVCPLCTYDTTKLVRIHSVRLGSLKWTLNATILLFICMVMLWNRKYQHFDLVVSSVTAKVKGVAHMHLPGQGDVIWDVADYSGPSQDKNSFFVVTNVIVTKKQKQGRCPEPPVSGRLCRHDDDCERGSWDQHSNGIQTGSCVMFDMLTRTCEVNAWCPIETKTSPPRPALLASAENFTVLIKNNIRFPAFNVSRRNILPEMNDSYLRICQRANDSLCPIFRLGDVVREAGENFSHMAMEGGVIGIQIKWDCNLDYLTRHCLPKYSFWRLDEKESNKTLYPGFNFRFAKHNEVNGVEERTLYKAFGIRFDIMVFGQAGKFSIIQLVVYIGSTLSYYALTTVLMDWLIGTSCYSSDVRQGYSEKKVESVVDKQKNILCVSYVDEDDIRLVKMCHKRRLQDAKTVGVEPRKEDAGHVRAAVLSLLQPEADQGGDPRPTIVPKPDPRRPSWCQCERCTASALPQEELCCRQSKGACLSSSPLFDRLVLHRPLLEALLLYRDPLPPLPAGRGQTTAAALRHCAYQQYVTWRFGVPPADSCPAIPRCCVTRIREEFPSLDGHYSSFVHANSVLMTTQSD comes from the exons ATGCACCGCAGCATGGTCTGTCCGCTGTGCACCTACGACACCACCAAGCTGGTCCGGATCCACAGCGTCCGGCTGGGCTCGCTCAAGTGGACCCTGAACGCAACCATCCTGCTCTTCATCTG CATGGTGATGTTGTGGAACAGGAAGTACCAACACTTTGATTTGGTGGTCAGCTCAGTCACAGCCAAGGTGAAGGGCGTGGCCCACATGCACCTGCCCGGCCAGGGGGACGTGATCTGGGATGTGGCCGACTACAGCGGACCCTCACAG gaCAAAAACTCTTTCTTTGTGGTCACCAACGTCATTGTGACCAAGAAGCAGAAGCAAGGACGCTGCCCTGAG CCTCCTGTCAGTGGCCGTCTGTGTCGACATGACGACGACTGCGAGAGAGGCTCCTGGGACCAGCACAGCAAcg GGATCCAGACGGGCTCGTGTGTGATGTTCGACATGTTGACGAGAACATGCGAGGTGAACGCGTGGTGCCCCATTGAGACCAAGACCAGTCCTCCAAG GCCTGCTCTGCTGGCGTCGGCTGAGAACTTCACAGTCCTCATCAAGAACAACATCCGCTTTCCTGCTTTCAACGTCAGCAG GAGGAACATCCTTCCTGAGATGAACGACTCCTACCTGAGGATCTGCCAGCGCGCAAACGACTCGCTGTGTCCTATCTTCAGATTGGGGGACGTCGTGAGGGAGGCCGGGGAGAACTTCTCCCACATGGCGATGGAG GGGGGCGTCATAGGCATCCAGATCAAATGGGACTGCAACCTGGACTACCTGACGCGACACTGCCTGCCCAAGTACTCCTTCTGGAGGCTGGACGAGAAGGAGAGCAACAAGACCCTCTACCCTGGCTTCAACTTCAG GTTTGCAAAGCACAACGAGGTCAACGGCGTGGAGGAGAGAACGCTCTACAAAGCTTTTGGCATCAGGTTTGACATCATGGTCTTCGGACAG GCAGGAAAGTTCAGCATCATTCAGCTGGTTGTCTACATCGGCTCCACGCTGTCCTACTACGCTCTG ACGACGGTGCTGATGGACTGGCTGATCGGAACCAGCTGCTACTCTTCAGACGTGCGTCAGGGCTACTCTGAGAAGAAGGTGGAGTCCGTGGTGGACAAACAGAAG AACATCCTGTGTGTGTCGTACGTGGACGAAGATGATATCCGTCTGGTGAAAATGTGCCACAAGAGACGCTTACAGGACGCCAAGACCGTTGGTGTGGAGCCAAGGAAG GAGGATGCAGGACACGTGAGAGCCGCGGTCCTCAGTCTTCTTCAGCCAGAAGCTGATCAAGGTGGCGACCCTCGGCCTACCATCGTCCCTAAACCTGACCCCCGCCGGCCATCTTGGTGTCAATGTGAGCGCTGCACCGCCTCCGCCCTCCCCCAGGAGGAGCTGTGCTGCAGGCAGAGCAAGGGCGCCTGCCTCTCGTCCTCTCCGCTCTTTGACAGGCTGGTGTTGCATCGCCCCCTTCTGGAGGCGCTGCTTCTCTACAGGGACCCTTTGCCTCCACTGCCTGCTGGCCGGGGTCAGACCACCGCCGCCGCCTTGCGACATTGCGCTTACCAACAATATGTCACGTGGAGGTTTGGCGTCCCGCCTGCCGACTCCTGCCCCGCCATCCCGCGCTGCTG
- the p2rx7 gene encoding P2X purinoceptor 7 isoform X2, with translation MHRSMVCPLCTYDTTKLVRIHSVRLGSLKWTLNATILLFICSVTAKVKGVAHMHLPGQGDVIWDVADYSGPSQDKNSFFVVTNVIVTKKQKQGRCPEPPVSGRLCRHDDDCERGSWDQHSNGIQTGSCVMFDMLTRTCEVNAWCPIETKTSPPRPALLASAENFTVLIKNNIRFPAFNVSRRNILPEMNDSYLRICQRANDSLCPIFRLGDVVREAGENFSHMAMEGGVIGIQIKWDCNLDYLTRHCLPKYSFWRLDEKESNKTLYPGFNFRFAKHNEVNGVEERTLYKAFGIRFDIMVFGQAGKFSIIQLVVYIGSTLSYYALTTVLMDWLIGTSCYSSDVRQGYSEKKVESVVDKQKNILCVSYVDEDDIRLVKMCHKRRLQDAKTVGVEPRKEDAGHVRAAVLSLLQPEADQGGDPRPTIVPKPDPRRPSWCQCERCTASALPQEELCCRQSKGACLSSSPLFDRLVLHRPLLEALLLYRDPLPPLPAGRGQTTAAALRHCAYQQYVTWRFGVPPADSCPAIPRCCVTRIREEFPSLDGHYSSFVHANSVLMTTQSD, from the exons ATGCACCGCAGCATGGTCTGTCCGCTGTGCACCTACGACACCACCAAGCTGGTCCGGATCCACAGCGTCCGGCTGGGCTCGCTCAAGTGGACCCTGAACGCAACCATCCTGCTCTTCATCTG CTCAGTCACAGCCAAGGTGAAGGGCGTGGCCCACATGCACCTGCCCGGCCAGGGGGACGTGATCTGGGATGTGGCCGACTACAGCGGACCCTCACAG gaCAAAAACTCTTTCTTTGTGGTCACCAACGTCATTGTGACCAAGAAGCAGAAGCAAGGACGCTGCCCTGAG CCTCCTGTCAGTGGCCGTCTGTGTCGACATGACGACGACTGCGAGAGAGGCTCCTGGGACCAGCACAGCAAcg GGATCCAGACGGGCTCGTGTGTGATGTTCGACATGTTGACGAGAACATGCGAGGTGAACGCGTGGTGCCCCATTGAGACCAAGACCAGTCCTCCAAG GCCTGCTCTGCTGGCGTCGGCTGAGAACTTCACAGTCCTCATCAAGAACAACATCCGCTTTCCTGCTTTCAACGTCAGCAG GAGGAACATCCTTCCTGAGATGAACGACTCCTACCTGAGGATCTGCCAGCGCGCAAACGACTCGCTGTGTCCTATCTTCAGATTGGGGGACGTCGTGAGGGAGGCCGGGGAGAACTTCTCCCACATGGCGATGGAG GGGGGCGTCATAGGCATCCAGATCAAATGGGACTGCAACCTGGACTACCTGACGCGACACTGCCTGCCCAAGTACTCCTTCTGGAGGCTGGACGAGAAGGAGAGCAACAAGACCCTCTACCCTGGCTTCAACTTCAG GTTTGCAAAGCACAACGAGGTCAACGGCGTGGAGGAGAGAACGCTCTACAAAGCTTTTGGCATCAGGTTTGACATCATGGTCTTCGGACAG GCAGGAAAGTTCAGCATCATTCAGCTGGTTGTCTACATCGGCTCCACGCTGTCCTACTACGCTCTG ACGACGGTGCTGATGGACTGGCTGATCGGAACCAGCTGCTACTCTTCAGACGTGCGTCAGGGCTACTCTGAGAAGAAGGTGGAGTCCGTGGTGGACAAACAGAAG AACATCCTGTGTGTGTCGTACGTGGACGAAGATGATATCCGTCTGGTGAAAATGTGCCACAAGAGACGCTTACAGGACGCCAAGACCGTTGGTGTGGAGCCAAGGAAG GAGGATGCAGGACACGTGAGAGCCGCGGTCCTCAGTCTTCTTCAGCCAGAAGCTGATCAAGGTGGCGACCCTCGGCCTACCATCGTCCCTAAACCTGACCCCCGCCGGCCATCTTGGTGTCAATGTGAGCGCTGCACCGCCTCCGCCCTCCCCCAGGAGGAGCTGTGCTGCAGGCAGAGCAAGGGCGCCTGCCTCTCGTCCTCTCCGCTCTTTGACAGGCTGGTGTTGCATCGCCCCCTTCTGGAGGCGCTGCTTCTCTACAGGGACCCTTTGCCTCCACTGCCTGCTGGCCGGGGTCAGACCACCGCCGCCGCCTTGCGACATTGCGCTTACCAACAATATGTCACGTGGAGGTTTGGCGTCCCGCCTGCCGACTCCTGCCCCGCCATCCCGCGCTGCTG
- the p2rx7 gene encoding P2X purinoceptor 7 isoform X4 translates to MHRSMVCPLCTYDTTKLVRIHSVRLGSLKWTLNATILLFICMVMLWNRKYQHFDLVVSSVTAKVKGVAHMHLPGQGDVIWDVADYSGPSQDKNSFFVVTNVIVTKKQKQGRCPEPPVSGRLCRHDDDCERGSWDQHSNGIQTGSCVMFDMLTRTCEVNAWCPIETKTSPPRPALLASAENFTVLIKNNIRFPAFNVSRRNILPEMNDSYLRICQRANDSLCPIFRLGDVVREAGENFSHMAMEGGVIGIQIKWDCNLDYLTRHCLPKYSFWRLDEKESNKTLYPGFNFRFAKHNEVNGVEERTLYKAFGIRFDIMVFGQAGKFSIIQLVVYIGSTLSYYALTTVLMDWLIGTSCYSSDVRQGYSEKKVESVVDKQKNILCVSYVDEDDIRLVKMCHKRRLQDAKTVGVEPRKDT, encoded by the exons ATGCACCGCAGCATGGTCTGTCCGCTGTGCACCTACGACACCACCAAGCTGGTCCGGATCCACAGCGTCCGGCTGGGCTCGCTCAAGTGGACCCTGAACGCAACCATCCTGCTCTTCATCTG CATGGTGATGTTGTGGAACAGGAAGTACCAACACTTTGATTTGGTGGTCAGCTCAGTCACAGCCAAGGTGAAGGGCGTGGCCCACATGCACCTGCCCGGCCAGGGGGACGTGATCTGGGATGTGGCCGACTACAGCGGACCCTCACAG gaCAAAAACTCTTTCTTTGTGGTCACCAACGTCATTGTGACCAAGAAGCAGAAGCAAGGACGCTGCCCTGAG CCTCCTGTCAGTGGCCGTCTGTGTCGACATGACGACGACTGCGAGAGAGGCTCCTGGGACCAGCACAGCAAcg GGATCCAGACGGGCTCGTGTGTGATGTTCGACATGTTGACGAGAACATGCGAGGTGAACGCGTGGTGCCCCATTGAGACCAAGACCAGTCCTCCAAG GCCTGCTCTGCTGGCGTCGGCTGAGAACTTCACAGTCCTCATCAAGAACAACATCCGCTTTCCTGCTTTCAACGTCAGCAG GAGGAACATCCTTCCTGAGATGAACGACTCCTACCTGAGGATCTGCCAGCGCGCAAACGACTCGCTGTGTCCTATCTTCAGATTGGGGGACGTCGTGAGGGAGGCCGGGGAGAACTTCTCCCACATGGCGATGGAG GGGGGCGTCATAGGCATCCAGATCAAATGGGACTGCAACCTGGACTACCTGACGCGACACTGCCTGCCCAAGTACTCCTTCTGGAGGCTGGACGAGAAGGAGAGCAACAAGACCCTCTACCCTGGCTTCAACTTCAG GTTTGCAAAGCACAACGAGGTCAACGGCGTGGAGGAGAGAACGCTCTACAAAGCTTTTGGCATCAGGTTTGACATCATGGTCTTCGGACAG GCAGGAAAGTTCAGCATCATTCAGCTGGTTGTCTACATCGGCTCCACGCTGTCCTACTACGCTCTG ACGACGGTGCTGATGGACTGGCTGATCGGAACCAGCTGCTACTCTTCAGACGTGCGTCAGGGCTACTCTGAGAAGAAGGTGGAGTCCGTGGTGGACAAACAGAAG AACATCCTGTGTGTGTCGTACGTGGACGAAGATGATATCCGTCTGGTGAAAATGTGCCACAAGAGACGCTTACAGGACGCCAAGACCGTTGGTGTGGAGCCAAGGAAG GACACGTGA